A region from the Flavobacteriales bacterium genome encodes:
- a CDS encoding c-type cytochrome, which yields MPRQSRISRLSTTLLSALFLFLLAASPNAASAQKDEAVYAAGEKLFKGNCGSCHKPIDPMTGPGLQGARARWEGKGDIYAWVKNSQAYIKTGNSYAAELFATWKNSVMTPQALTNEEIDAILHYADNYAPPLPPPPPPGEDIAVGDDNSLLIWLIILAILFAIVAMSVGGVKRQLDSALSEQQGKGPLPDQTIWQRFYDWCGNHKYWASVIGIFLFCFLITKGYIWAMNIAVYGGEDVEHYHPSQPIAFNHTLHAGAAKDRNLEINCQYCHSSAEKSKHAGIPSTNVCMNCHKAVNKGRTDEGTADIQKIYAAVGWDGKEYTGEEKPIVWNKVHNLPDHVYFSHAQHVAVGKLECQQCHGPIDKEMKEAEQWAPLTMAWCIDCHNQKEIKLDGNGGYYDEIKHRLYGTDLGHKELKEYLEDGKITVKELGGWECAKCHY from the coding sequence ATGCCGCGCCAGTCAAGGATTTCCCGACTTTCAACGACACTCCTTAGCGCACTCTTCCTGTTCCTGCTTGCGGCCTCGCCCAACGCAGCCTCCGCCCAGAAGGACGAAGCGGTGTATGCCGCTGGCGAGAAGCTCTTCAAGGGAAACTGCGGTAGCTGCCATAAGCCGATCGACCCTATGACCGGTCCCGGCTTGCAGGGCGCCAGAGCACGTTGGGAAGGCAAAGGCGACATCTACGCTTGGGTCAAGAACAGCCAGGCCTACATCAAAACCGGCAACTCCTACGCAGCTGAGCTCTTTGCTACTTGGAAGAACAGCGTGATGACGCCGCAGGCGCTCACGAACGAGGAGATCGACGCCATCCTGCACTATGCGGACAATTATGCACCGCCGCTTCCTCCGCCACCTCCTCCGGGTGAGGATATTGCTGTGGGTGATGACAACAGCCTCCTCATCTGGCTGATCATCCTGGCCATCCTCTTCGCCATTGTGGCCATGAGCGTGGGTGGTGTGAAGCGGCAATTGGACAGCGCCCTGAGCGAGCAGCAAGGCAAAGGCCCCCTGCCCGATCAAACGATATGGCAGCGCTTCTACGACTGGTGCGGGAACCACAAGTACTGGGCGAGCGTCATCGGCATCTTCCTCTTCTGCTTCCTGATCACCAAGGGCTACATCTGGGCCATGAACATCGCGGTGTACGGCGGTGAGGACGTGGAGCATTACCACCCTAGCCAGCCCATCGCTTTCAACCACACTCTGCACGCCGGTGCGGCCAAGGACCGGAACCTGGAGATCAATTGCCAGTACTGCCACAGCAGCGCCGAGAAGAGCAAGCACGCCGGCATCCCCAGCACCAACGTTTGCATGAACTGCCACAAGGCGGTGAACAAGGGCCGAACTGACGAGGGCACGGCCGACATCCAGAAGATCTACGCGGCCGTGGGCTGGGACGGCAAGGAGTACACCGGCGAGGAGAAGCCCATTGTATGGAACAAGGTGCACAACCTGCCCGACCACGTGTACTTCAGCCATGCGCAGCACGTAGCCGTTGGCAAACTGGAGTGCCAGCAGTGCCACGGCCCCATCGACAAGGAGATGAAGGAAGCCGAGCAGTGGGCACCCCTCACCATGGCGTGGTGCATCGACTGCCACAACCAGAAGGAGATCAAGCTGGACGGCAACGGCGGCTACTACGACGAGATCAAGCATCGCCTCTATGGCACCGACCTGGGCCATAAGGAGCTGAAGGAGTATTTGGAAGACGGGAAGATCACCGTGAAGGAGCTTGGTGGCTGGGAATGCGCCAAGTGCCACTACTGA
- a CDS encoding TAT-variant-translocated molybdopterin oxidoreductase: MPSNNHYWTDLADLHGNEAVAKARADEFPTQLPAIDAVLGDSKLTGATTGRRDFLKFLGFGIGAATLAACETPVVKSIPYVNKPEEITPGVANWYASTYYDGSDYASVLVKTREGRPIHIKGNPRFGINTRPAKDEKDALRSRSMVNARINSSVITLYDGQRLRNPVLNGADATWADVDKAVAAELDKAAAADKRIVVLTSTIISPSTKAAVAKLQAKYAAGPDGAGSLVEHVQYDTISYSGVTNANLKSFGKRVMPSYDLTKADVLVSFGADFLSSWGSTTEHGWQYAERRKPGNMSRHWQFESRMSMSGASADERVMLKPSEVNAALIALHDEIAKATGGTTAGGGAASDEVKHAAKELLAAKGRSVVLSGENNEGVQVLVNHINAMLGNYGSTIDLANPTSFCQGDDAKVAQLVKDMNAGAVGVLLISGVNPAYTLANAAEFKTGLGKCFSVSFSSYADETASACNAICPDHHWLESWNDAMPKPGRYAVVQPTIKNIWNTRQWQESILRWSGDNSSYYDFIRANWQANMGGVADFGNAWNMSVHNGVYDAYTNPAEASAFAGDVSAAATDAKSATKGGEWEVSLYEKEGIGNGLHANNPWLQELPDPISKVTWDNYVCMAPEDLIGLLGWEMNGASVRNLYIGEQSPAHVAKVTVNGVELELPVVPSPGQAPKSVSIAMGYGRGANGEKVGLAATVDGVPVGKSAYPFTSMVGGSVSYSGAGAVSLTGGTYALALAQTHMTAMDRHSIAKETTQEVWAEHKGKEVGGYNEPHKLVVHEDVNGDGTINSQDKKPTSEFDLWTAHPVAQVGHRWGMNIDLNSCSGCGACITACTAENNVSVVGKDEVRRSRDMHWLRLDRYYSSDMTHAAGKEAGLGKIDRFLEMEVPSRNPKVFMMPVMCQHCNHAPCETVCPVAATTHSNEGLNQMAYNRCIGTRYCANNCPYKVRRFNWFNYVTERFAEVNPAWDDLGRMVLNPDVVVRSRGVIEKCSLCVQSIQAGKLQAKKEGRPVKDGDIQTACMAACGTGAITFGDLNDKDSNVAQLAADERAYGMLDEIGVQPNISYMTLVRNTHGGAHH; encoded by the coding sequence ATGCCGAGCAACAACCACTACTGGACCGACCTCGCCGACCTCCACGGCAACGAAGCCGTGGCCAAGGCCCGCGCGGACGAGTTCCCCACGCAACTGCCCGCCATCGATGCGGTGCTGGGCGACAGCAAGTTGACCGGCGCCACCACGGGCCGCCGCGACTTCCTCAAGTTCCTGGGCTTCGGCATCGGTGCCGCCACCCTGGCCGCTTGCGAAACGCCGGTGGTGAAGAGCATTCCGTACGTGAACAAGCCGGAGGAGATCACCCCCGGCGTGGCCAACTGGTACGCGAGCACCTACTACGATGGCAGCGACTACGCCAGCGTACTGGTGAAGACCCGCGAAGGCCGCCCCATCCATATCAAGGGCAACCCGCGCTTCGGTATCAACACCCGTCCGGCCAAGGACGAGAAGGATGCCCTGCGCAGCCGCAGCATGGTGAACGCGCGCATCAACAGCAGCGTCATCACCCTGTACGATGGACAGCGCCTGCGCAACCCTGTGCTGAACGGTGCCGACGCCACTTGGGCAGACGTTGACAAGGCCGTTGCAGCTGAACTGGACAAGGCCGCTGCCGCCGACAAGCGCATTGTGGTGCTCACCAGCACCATCATCAGTCCCAGCACCAAGGCCGCCGTTGCGAAGCTTCAAGCCAAGTACGCCGCAGGTCCCGATGGCGCCGGCAGCTTGGTGGAGCATGTGCAGTACGACACCATCAGCTATAGCGGTGTCACCAACGCCAACCTGAAGAGCTTCGGTAAGCGCGTGATGCCGAGCTACGACCTCACCAAAGCCGATGTGCTGGTGAGCTTCGGCGCCGACTTCCTCAGCAGCTGGGGCAGCACCACCGAGCACGGCTGGCAGTACGCCGAGCGCCGTAAACCCGGCAACATGAGCCGCCACTGGCAGTTCGAGAGCCGCATGAGCATGAGCGGGGCCAGTGCCGACGAGCGCGTGATGCTGAAGCCTAGCGAGGTGAACGCAGCGCTGATCGCCCTGCACGACGAGATCGCCAAAGCCACCGGTGGAACGACCGCTGGCGGTGGTGCCGCAAGTGATGAAGTGAAGCACGCGGCGAAGGAGCTGCTCGCCGCCAAAGGCCGCAGCGTAGTGCTGTCAGGCGAGAACAACGAAGGCGTGCAGGTGTTGGTGAACCACATCAACGCGATGCTGGGCAACTACGGCAGCACCATCGATCTGGCCAACCCCACCAGCTTCTGCCAAGGCGACGACGCCAAGGTGGCGCAACTGGTGAAGGACATGAATGCCGGCGCGGTGGGCGTGCTGCTCATCAGCGGCGTGAACCCGGCCTACACCTTGGCCAACGCGGCCGAGTTCAAGACCGGCCTGGGCAAGTGCTTCAGTGTGAGCTTCAGCAGCTACGCGGACGAGACCGCCAGCGCGTGCAATGCCATCTGCCCCGACCACCACTGGTTGGAGAGCTGGAACGACGCCATGCCGAAGCCGGGCCGCTACGCCGTGGTGCAGCCCACCATCAAGAACATTTGGAACACCCGCCAGTGGCAGGAGAGCATCCTGCGTTGGAGCGGGGACAACAGCAGCTACTACGATTTCATCCGCGCCAATTGGCAGGCGAACATGGGCGGTGTGGCCGACTTCGGCAACGCGTGGAACATGAGCGTGCACAACGGCGTGTACGATGCTTACACCAACCCTGCTGAAGCATCCGCGTTCGCTGGGGATGTAAGCGCCGCCGCAACCGACGCGAAGAGCGCGACGAAGGGCGGTGAGTGGGAGGTGAGCTTGTACGAGAAAGAAGGCATCGGCAACGGTTTGCACGCCAACAACCCATGGTTGCAGGAGCTGCCCGACCCCATCAGCAAAGTCACCTGGGACAACTACGTGTGCATGGCACCCGAGGATCTCATCGGCCTGTTGGGCTGGGAGATGAACGGTGCCAGCGTGCGCAACCTGTACATCGGCGAGCAGAGCCCCGCGCACGTGGCGAAAGTCACAGTGAACGGTGTTGAACTGGAGCTACCGGTGGTCCCAAGCCCGGGCCAAGCCCCCAAGAGCGTGAGCATCGCAATGGGTTATGGCCGTGGTGCCAATGGCGAGAAAGTGGGCTTGGCCGCCACCGTGGACGGTGTGCCCGTGGGCAAAAGCGCCTACCCCTTCACCAGCATGGTGGGTGGATCGGTCAGCTACAGCGGTGCTGGCGCGGTGAGCCTCACGGGCGGCACCTATGCCCTGGCCCTCGCGCAAACGCACATGACGGCCATGGACCGTCACAGCATCGCGAAGGAGACCACGCAGGAAGTTTGGGCCGAGCACAAAGGCAAGGAAGTGGGCGGCTACAACGAGCCGCACAAACTGGTGGTGCACGAAGACGTGAACGGTGACGGCACCATCAATTCCCAGGACAAGAAGCCGACGAGCGAATTCGACCTCTGGACCGCGCATCCGGTCGCCCAAGTGGGCCACCGCTGGGGCATGAACATCGACCTGAACAGTTGTTCGGGCTGCGGTGCGTGCATCACGGCGTGCACAGCGGAGAACAACGTGTCAGTAGTGGGCAAGGACGAAGTGCGCCGCAGCCGCGACATGCACTGGCTGCGTTTGGACCGCTACTACAGCAGCGACATGACGCACGCTGCGGGCAAGGAGGCCGGTCTCGGCAAGATCGACCGCTTCCTGGAAATGGAAGTGCCGAGCCGCAACCCGAAGGTGTTCATGATGCCGGTGATGTGCCAGCACTGCAACCACGCACCGTGCGAAACGGTGTGCCCGGTGGCGGCCACCACGCACAGCAACGAGGGCCTCAACCAGATGGCCTACAACCGTTGCATCGGCACGCGTTACTGCGCCAACAACTGCCCCTACAAGGTGCGCCGTTTCAACTGGTTCAACTATGTCACCGAGCGCTTCGCCGAAGTGAACCCCGCATGGGACGATCTCGGCCGCATGGTGCTGAACCCCGACGTGGTGGTGCGCAGCCGCGGTGTCATCGAGAAGTGCAGCCTCTGTGTGCAAAGCATCCAGGCCGGTAAGCTCCAAGCCAAGAAGGAAGGCCGCCCGGTGAAGGACGGCGACATCCAGACGGCGTGCATGGCCGCTTGCGGAACGGGCGCCATCACCTTCGGCGACCTGAACGACAAGGACAGCAACGTGGCGCAGCTCGCTGCCGATGAGCGCGCCTACGGCATGCTCGACGAGATCGGCGTGCAGCCCAACATCAGCTACATGACCCTCGTGCGCAACACGCACGGTGGCGCGCACCACTAA
- the nrfD gene encoding polysulfide reductase NrfD — MHSEAALREPLILGHKTYHDITNDIVGPIENKAPRGWYILTAIASLIALYGVGCIIYLLSNGIGSWGLNKTVDWAWDITNFVWWVGIGHAGTLISAVLLLFRQKWRMAVNRSAEAMTIFAVIMAATFPLIHMGRLWLGYWVFPLPNQFGSLWVNFNSPLLWDVFAISTYFSVSLVFWYIGLIPDFATIRDRLTKPSWKRAYSILSFGWKGNAKAWTRFEEVSLVLAGIATPLVFSVHSVVSFDFATSVIPGWHTTIFPPYFVSGAVFSGFAMVLTLLLVMRKVMHLEAYITVKHVEYMNIVIIVTGSIVGVAYITELFVSWYSGVEYESYAFINRATGPYWWSYWAMMTCNVISPQLFWVRSWRRNLTFTFFMSLVVNTGMWFERFVIIVTSLHRDYVPSSWSMFHPTWVDAGIFIGTIGIFFTLYLFFARYFPVLALNELKSILKITGESYKAEAKNHHH, encoded by the coding sequence ATGCACAGCGAAGCAGCACTACGCGAGCCCCTGATCCTGGGCCACAAGACGTACCACGATATCACCAACGATATCGTAGGTCCGATCGAGAACAAGGCCCCGCGCGGCTGGTACATCCTCACGGCCATCGCCTCGCTCATCGCCCTCTACGGCGTGGGCTGCATCATCTACCTGCTGAGCAACGGTATCGGCAGCTGGGGCTTGAACAAGACGGTGGACTGGGCCTGGGACATCACCAACTTCGTTTGGTGGGTCGGTATCGGCCACGCCGGAACCCTCATCAGCGCAGTGCTGCTGCTCTTCCGTCAGAAATGGCGCATGGCCGTCAACCGCTCGGCGGAGGCCATGACCATTTTCGCCGTGATCATGGCGGCCACGTTCCCGCTGATCCACATGGGCCGCCTGTGGCTCGGCTACTGGGTGTTCCCGCTGCCCAACCAGTTCGGTTCGCTGTGGGTGAACTTCAACAGCCCGCTGCTATGGGACGTTTTCGCGATCAGCACCTACTTCAGCGTATCGCTCGTGTTCTGGTACATCGGCCTCATCCCCGACTTCGCCACCATCCGCGACCGCTTGACGAAACCGAGCTGGAAACGCGCGTACAGCATCCTCAGCTTCGGCTGGAAGGGCAACGCCAAGGCGTGGACCCGCTTCGAGGAGGTGAGCTTGGTGCTCGCAGGTATCGCCACCCCGCTGGTGTTCTCGGTGCACAGTGTGGTGAGCTTCGACTTCGCGACTTCCGTGATCCCCGGCTGGCACACCACCATCTTCCCGCCCTACTTCGTGAGCGGTGCCGTGTTCAGCGGCTTCGCCATGGTGCTCACGCTGCTGCTGGTGATGCGCAAGGTGATGCACCTCGAGGCGTACATCACGGTGAAGCACGTGGAGTACATGAACATCGTGATCATCGTCACCGGCTCCATCGTCGGTGTGGCCTACATCACCGAGCTGTTCGTGAGCTGGTACAGCGGCGTGGAGTACGAGAGCTACGCGTTCATCAACCGGGCGACCGGTCCGTACTGGTGGAGCTACTGGGCGATGATGACCTGCAACGTGATCAGCCCGCAGCTGTTCTGGGTGCGCAGCTGGCGCCGCAACCTCACCTTCACGTTCTTCATGAGCCTGGTGGTGAACACCGGCATGTGGTTCGAGCGTTTCGTGATCATCGTCACCAGCCTGCACCGCGACTACGTGCCCAGCAGCTGGAGCATGTTCCATCCCACCTGGGTGGATGCCGGCATCTTCATCGGCACCATCGGCATCTTCTTCACACTGTACCTGTTCTTCGCCCGCTACTTCCCCGTGCTGGCGCTGAACGAGCTCAAGAGCATCCTGAAGATCACCGGCGAGAGCTACAAGGCCGAAGCCAAAAACCACCACCACTAG
- a CDS encoding DUF3341 domain-containing protein has product MANKVIYAVYDDPEVLKGAARKLVTSGVKVKDVYSPFPVHGLDPIIGVKRTRLAIASFMFGITGTTLALIGFYYFMITDWPMNIGGKPNNTLYHNLPAFVPVMFEFTVFCAAHGMAITYLIRNKTLPGMPARNPDPRSTDDKFVMELRTEDNHGHSAEQITSMLRETPVFEINEREY; this is encoded by the coding sequence ATGGCGAACAAGGTCATCTACGCGGTGTACGACGATCCCGAAGTGCTGAAAGGCGCTGCGCGCAAGCTGGTGACCAGCGGCGTGAAGGTGAAGGACGTCTACAGCCCCTTCCCGGTGCACGGTCTGGACCCCATCATCGGGGTGAAGCGCACCCGCCTCGCCATCGCATCGTTCATGTTCGGCATCACGGGCACCACGCTCGCGCTGATCGGCTTCTACTACTTCATGATCACCGATTGGCCGATGAACATCGGTGGCAAGCCCAACAACACGCTCTACCACAACCTGCCCGCCTTCGTGCCGGTGATGTTCGAGTTCACGGTGTTCTGTGCCGCGCACGGCATGGCCATCACCTACCTGATCCGCAACAAGACCTTGCCCGGCATGCCTGCGCGCAACCCCGACCCACGCAGCACCGACGACAAGTTCGTGATGGAGCTGCGCACCGAGGACAACCACGGGCACAGCGCCGAGCAGATCACCAGCATGCTGCGCGAGACGCCGGTGTTCGAGATCAACGAACGCGAGTACTGA
- a CDS encoding cytochrome c: MSKHTLILTSAALAVFTLAACGGDPDSPGIEYFPDMYRSPAVEAYVDYGQDPYYFEDSVVVGQRMTQSARKPVPGTIAFAADQSKAAYNFPYPYPNTTEGYEAAAANLCPLPMTQENVDKGKVIYDKMCKHCHGEKGAGDGPVVNNGNYPPPGAYNGPLKSLPEGKIFHSLMYGKNLAMGSHAGQLNKEERWLVTRYVQYLQNDSKLTVGAAPAVADSATTAVNSSRIENTPAN, from the coding sequence ATGAGCAAGCACACCCTCATCCTTACTTCGGCGGCGCTCGCGGTGTTCACCCTCGCGGCGTGCGGTGGCGATCCGGACAGCCCCGGCATCGAGTATTTCCCTGATATGTACCGCAGCCCGGCCGTGGAGGCTTATGTGGATTACGGCCAGGACCCTTACTACTTCGAGGACAGTGTGGTGGTCGGTCAGCGCATGACCCAAAGCGCGCGCAAGCCGGTGCCGGGCACCATCGCCTTTGCCGCCGACCAGAGCAAAGCCGCTTACAACTTCCCTTACCCCTACCCCAACACCACGGAAGGCTACGAGGCCGCCGCCGCCAACCTCTGCCCCCTGCCGATGACACAGGAGAACGTGGACAAGGGCAAGGTGATCTATGACAAGATGTGCAAGCACTGCCACGGCGAGAAAGGTGCCGGTGACGGGCCTGTGGTGAACAACGGCAACTACCCGCCGCCAGGCGCCTACAACGGCCCGCTGAAGTCCCTGCCCGAAGGCAAGATCTTCCACAGCCTGATGTACGGGAAGAACCTGGCCATGGGCAGCCACGCCGGACAGCTCAACAAGGAAGAGCGCTGGCTGGTGACCCGCTACGTGCAATACCTGCAGAACGACAGCAAGCTGACCGTAGGTGCGGCACCCGCCGTCGCCGACAGCGCCACAACGGCTGTCAATTCGAGCAGGATCGAGAATACACCCGCGAACTGA
- a CDS encoding quinol:cytochrome C oxidoreductase, with product MTSHGETGQRVWANLLVCGFFFFGISLGALFFYALQYATETAWTVMVKRVYEGMLAWLPIGAGVILLVLLSSTPALHWSHLYHWMEPTLYDSASPNYDAIMDGKKAFLNQPFFWIRTLAYVATFVFAAHWFRKESLRMDKESGETLVKSHLKNYRRGALFLVFFAVFSSTMSWDWLMAIDAHWFSTLFGWYVFSGMWVSAMITAVVIALYLKSKGYLPQVNNSHIHDMGKWVFAISFLWTYLFFSQFMLIWYANIPEEVTWFQTRWEHYMPIFWMTFFINFAIPMVLLMSRDAKRNPRFLIGVGTVIFIGHWLDVFMIVMPGTMHDHWHLGLVEVGLFLAFLGAFVYVTLNRLTKAPLTPVQHPYLEESIHHSI from the coding sequence ATGACCAGCCACGGCGAGACCGGTCAACGCGTGTGGGCCAACCTGCTCGTGTGCGGTTTCTTCTTCTTCGGCATCTCTTTGGGCGCGCTGTTCTTCTACGCCCTGCAATACGCCACCGAAACCGCGTGGACGGTGATGGTGAAGCGCGTCTACGAAGGCATGCTGGCCTGGCTGCCCATCGGTGCGGGCGTGATCTTGCTGGTGCTCCTGAGTAGCACGCCAGCGCTCCATTGGAGCCACCTCTACCACTGGATGGAGCCCACGCTCTACGATTCCGCGAGCCCGAATTACGACGCGATCATGGACGGCAAAAAAGCCTTCCTGAACCAACCGTTCTTCTGGATCCGCACATTGGCCTACGTGGCCACCTTCGTGTTTGCCGCGCACTGGTTCCGCAAGGAGAGCCTGCGCATGGACAAGGAGAGCGGTGAGACCCTGGTGAAGAGCCACTTGAAGAACTACCGCCGGGGCGCCCTGTTCCTCGTGTTCTTCGCCGTGTTCAGCAGCACCATGTCGTGGGACTGGCTCATGGCCATCGACGCGCACTGGTTCAGCACGCTGTTCGGCTGGTACGTGTTCAGCGGCATGTGGGTGAGCGCCATGATCACGGCCGTGGTGATCGCTCTGTACCTCAAGAGCAAGGGCTACCTGCCTCAAGTGAACAACAGCCACATCCACGACATGGGCAAATGGGTGTTCGCCATCAGCTTCCTGTGGACCTACCTCTTCTTCAGCCAGTTCATGCTGATCTGGTACGCCAACATCCCCGAGGAGGTCACGTGGTTCCAGACGCGATGGGAGCACTACATGCCCATCTTCTGGATGACCTTCTTCATCAACTTCGCCATTCCGATGGTGCTGCTGATGAGCCGCGACGCCAAGCGCAATCCGCGCTTCCTCATCGGCGTGGGCACGGTGATCTTCATCGGCCACTGGCTCGATGTGTTCATGATCGTGATGCCGGGCACCATGCACGACCATTGGCACCTGGGCCTGGTGGAAGTCGGGTTGTTCCTCGCCTTCCTCGGCGCATTCGTTTACGTGACGTTGAACCGCTTGACCAAGGCACCGCTGACACCCGTGCAGCACCCGTACCTTGAAGAGAGCATCCACCACAGCATCTAA
- a CDS encoding cytochrome c oxidase subunit II, translated as MMTLLVLLVIALGIIAVTQMARVYEITSKLRGKKEEEISPAANRSNGQAFWIFCIAYYAFFFWLYFAYGDKLLPVSASKHGVVLDDLMTLNWVILFVMFFFTNTLLFYFAGKYYFRKDRVAKWYPHNNKLELAWTVAPAIFLAVIVITGLNAWQDITAKAAPGTPEVELYAKQFDWTARYPGKDGVLGATDFRLINDNNPLGIVTEKSIATRLGELQKEKDATIRSVADGKDVLPEEKLTELKNHADKVSREMDRIVNLRTMMQQDFAKNGAASKYAAGADDVVIKEFHLPVHEEVNLVIRSRDIIHSMFLPHMRAQMNAVPGMSTAFKMTPTITTDSMRLVTKNDKFNYVLLCNKICGASHYNMQMDLIVEKKAAYDAWVADINQKGFEIAEAAAGEPAPTATGDSTATVAKDSTVVAVVTSPAGN; from the coding sequence ATGATGACGCTCCTGGTACTACTGGTCATTGCCCTCGGGATCATCGCCGTCACCCAGATGGCGCGGGTCTATGAGATCACTTCGAAGCTCCGTGGGAAGAAGGAAGAGGAGATCAGCCCGGCTGCCAACCGCAGCAACGGGCAGGCCTTCTGGATCTTCTGCATCGCCTACTACGCGTTCTTCTTCTGGCTCTACTTCGCCTACGGCGACAAACTGCTGCCCGTTAGCGCAAGCAAGCACGGCGTGGTGCTCGATGACCTGATGACCCTGAACTGGGTGATCCTGTTCGTGATGTTCTTCTTCACGAACACGCTGCTCTTCTACTTCGCCGGCAAGTACTACTTCCGCAAGGACCGCGTGGCGAAGTGGTACCCGCACAACAACAAGCTCGAGCTGGCATGGACGGTTGCTCCTGCCATCTTCCTGGCAGTGATCGTCATCACCGGCCTGAATGCTTGGCAGGACATCACCGCCAAGGCGGCCCCCGGCACTCCGGAGGTTGAGCTCTACGCCAAGCAGTTCGATTGGACAGCACGCTATCCCGGCAAGGACGGCGTGCTCGGTGCCACCGACTTCCGCCTCATCAACGACAACAACCCGCTGGGCATCGTCACGGAGAAGAGCATCGCAACGCGTTTGGGTGAACTCCAGAAGGAAAAGGATGCCACGATCCGATCAGTGGCCGATGGAAAGGACGTGCTGCCCGAGGAGAAACTGACCGAGCTGAAGAACCACGCGGACAAAGTGAGCCGCGAGATGGACCGCATCGTGAACCTGCGCACCATGATGCAGCAGGACTTCGCCAAGAACGGAGCTGCCAGCAAGTACGCTGCCGGTGCCGATGATGTGGTGATCAAGGAATTCCACCTGCCGGTGCACGAAGAGGTGAACCTGGTGATCCGCAGCCGCGACATCATCCACAGCATGTTCCTGCCGCACATGCGCGCCCAGATGAACGCCGTGCCGGGCATGAGCACCGCGTTCAAGATGACGCCCACCATCACCACCGACAGCATGCGCTTGGTGACCAAGAACGACAAGTTCAACTACGTGCTGTTGTGCAACAAGATCTGCGGTGCGAGCCACTACAACATGCAGATGGACCTCATCGTGGAGAAGAAGGCAGCCTATGATGCATGGGTGGCCGACATCAACCAGAAAGGATTCGAAATCGCCGAAGCCGCAGCGGGGGAACCCGCACCTACGGCAACAGGCGACAGTACGGCAACGGTAGCTAAGGACAGTACGGTAGTGGCCGTGGTGACCTCACCAGCAGGCAACTGA